AGTGAAGCCCTTGGTGTGTACCTCATAGATGACTGTGCGGTGCCAGGGGGTTTGAGGATGTGTATCTCCATCCCAGTTGAAGTCGGGGTCCATCACCATGCCTAGCGGCGCGATGGCTGAGGAATCCCGGTCGTCGAAACTGAGGTCCAAAGATTCACTGTCCAATTCATAGCCGAACAGTTCCGGCTTCCATTCCTTTAAAGGGCGGCCGATAGCCCTCGCATAGGGATCCAGGAGGAGTTTGTTAGGATTAAAACGATGGCCATTTTCTGGCTCATAAGGGCCATGCACGCGGTAGCCGTAGAGCTGACCGGGGCCGATCCCTGAAATGAAGCCATGCCAGACGTGGTTCGTGCGCTCAGTAAGTTCAATGCGGGTTTCATTGCCACCTTCGGCAGCGTCAAAAAGACAAACCTCGACTTTGTCTGCGTTTTGGGAAAAGATAGAAAAATTCACCCCGTCCTTTTCGACAGTGGCACCGAGGGGATATGGCACGCCGTGCCCCGTGAGCTGTATATTAATCATCGCCCAACTTCGAATTTGGCAGGGCAGTTGGATGGGTGAAATGGATAATTAATTTTCAGCAGCCAAGCTTGCGCAAGCTCGTGGCGGGCAATAATAGCATGCTATTCCTGGCTGGCCTTTAAGAGCTACTTCAATGTTTTGCCGAGATTCTAACCTGATTTATAATTTTCTTCTCATGGCCAAATCTAAAGTCAAACCTCTTCCTCTGCTCGAAAAAGCACCCACTGGTATCACTGGGTTTGATCAGATCACCGGCGGCGGGGTTCCGAAGGGCCGACCAACGCTGATTTGCGGTTCCGCTGGCTGCGGTAAATCTTTGATGGCGACAGAATTTCTGATTCGTGGTGCGACTGAGTTTGGAGAACCTGGAGTGCTAATGACCTTTGAGGAGACAGCGGATGACATCCGCAAAAACGTGGCCTCTCTTGGTTTTGATATTGATGACCTGGTGGCCAGCAAGAAGCTGATCATCGATCATGTGCATGTGGAGCGCAGCGAGATCGAAGAGAATGGAGAATACGATCTTGAGGGACTCTTTATCCGCCTGGGTTATGCGATTGATAGCATCGGTGCCAAACGGGTGATGCTGGACACCATTGAAACGCTTTTTTCTGGGCTGAGCAACCAGGGTATCTTGCGGGCAGAACTGCGGCGGCTTTTTGGCTGGCTAAAGGAACGCGGTATGACCACCCTGATTACCGGAGAACGTGGCGACGGCTCATTGACCCGCCAGGGGCTGGAGGAATATGTATCCGACTGTGTGGTGCTTTTGGATCACCGTGTCTATGGACAGATTTCGACCCGCCGTCTGCGTGTGGTGAAGTATCGTGGGTCCACTCACGGCACGAATGAATACCCGTTCCTGATTGATGAACAGGGCATTTCGGTGCTGCCGATCACCTCTAGCGGCATGGATTATGAAGTGTCCAATGAACGCGTGGGCACAGGCGTCAGCGAACTGGATGAGATGCTGGACGGGCAGGGCTATTATCGCGGCAGCACCATTCTGCTCAGTGGCACGGCGGGCACCGGAAAGAGCAGCATGTGCGCACACTTGGCCTATGAAACATGTCGGCGCGGTGAACGCTGCATGTATTTTTCCTTTGAAGAATCTCCCTCGCAGATTCAGCGGAACATGAAGACCATTGGCATTGATCTGGCTCCTTATGTGCGCAAAGGCTTGCTGCAGTTTCATTCATCCCGACCGACCTTGCAGGGACTGGAGATGCATCTGGTGAGCATGCACAAAATGATCGAGAATTTTGGTCCTGCGACAGTGATCGTGGATCCCGTTTCCAATCTAAGCACAGCAGGCACCCTGGACGATTCAACCGCGATGCTGGCAAGGTTGATCGAGTATCTGAGAAAGAAGGAAATCACCGCTTTCTTATCATCGCTGACCAGCGGCGGAAGGTCACTGGAACAGACGGATGAGGGACTCAGTTCCATCGTGGACACATGGCTGCTGCTAAGGGATGTGGAACTGGGCGGTGAGCGCAACCGACTGATGTATGTGCTGAAATCACGCGGCATGGCCCATTCTAACCAAGTGCGTGAATTTGTGATCACCTCTAAAGGTATCAAGCTGGTGCCGGTTTATCTGGGGACTGAAGGTGTGCTGACAGGCTCAGCACGCGTGGCCCAGGAAACCAAGAACATGAAAGAGCAAATGGCCGCTGAAGAAGAGCTGGACCGTAAACGTC
The DNA window shown above is from Prosthecobacter fusiformis and carries:
- the kaiC gene encoding circadian clock protein KaiC; amino-acid sequence: MAKSKVKPLPLLEKAPTGITGFDQITGGGVPKGRPTLICGSAGCGKSLMATEFLIRGATEFGEPGVLMTFEETADDIRKNVASLGFDIDDLVASKKLIIDHVHVERSEIEENGEYDLEGLFIRLGYAIDSIGAKRVMLDTIETLFSGLSNQGILRAELRRLFGWLKERGMTTLITGERGDGSLTRQGLEEYVSDCVVLLDHRVYGQISTRRLRVVKYRGSTHGTNEYPFLIDEQGISVLPITSSGMDYEVSNERVGTGVSELDEMLDGQGYYRGSTILLSGTAGTGKSSMCAHLAYETCRRGERCMYFSFEESPSQIQRNMKTIGIDLAPYVRKGLLQFHSSRPTLQGLEMHLVSMHKMIENFGPATVIVDPVSNLSTAGTLDDSTAMLARLIEYLRKKEITAFLSSLTSGGRSLEQTDEGLSSIVDTWLLLRDVELGGERNRLMYVLKSRGMAHSNQVREFVITSKGIKLVPVYLGTEGVLTGSARVAQETKNMKEQMAAEEELDRKRLALDHRRKALEAQIVSLQAEIASEEEEYSREASNKKQRDEKIREDRNLMLTSRRSDYKKTPKQTSKA